Proteins co-encoded in one Coprobacter tertius genomic window:
- a CDS encoding OmpP1/FadL family transporter: MKKILIIVAALCGTIGLHAQGETDALKFSQTDLNGSARFMSMAGAFGALGGDISSLTQNPAGIGVYRSSEIVTTFGFANLSNSVSASGGTVKDNQFRGLFNNIGAIGTINTGNSTGLVSYNVGFSFNRQKSFNREYRAHYNDLNTSITNYVANRTNGISLFDLTYIPDGPNQQDPYNYLPWLPVLGYEGNFISPVENLDGNTNYFGLFDRGHTTGYGDLFVKEKGRLDEYSINLGANVSDRFYLGMAVGIYDLSYDLRTGYSESLTNPVYNDNSGNNVVQQNGNIGLRNVLTTTGSGVNFKMGAIFRPTNFLRLGFAFHTPTFFSMRDEYYASTENTAVLYKDGDGVLNPIYRNTPDDKIYYTSYKLKTPWRLIASAAFVIGKKGILSADYEYAGYNKMSFSNDDDYYNSQDMYSQTNDYIKQDLKAGHTLRIGGEYRVTPQLSLRAGFSRQWTPIKTEVLDQNIEIVTAGTATQYTLDRGTNYYTCGAGYRFGQVFVDLAYVHKYRSEDVLAFSPTFVDNLQYRPEVAKLSGHTNSLVVTLGYKF, translated from the coding sequence ATGAAAAAAATATTGATTATAGTCGCCGCTTTATGCGGTACCATAGGTTTACATGCGCAGGGAGAGACCGATGCGTTGAAATTTTCTCAAACAGATCTGAACGGTTCAGCTCGGTTTATGAGTATGGCCGGGGCTTTCGGGGCTTTGGGCGGTGATATTTCGTCATTAACCCAAAATCCGGCCGGTATCGGTGTTTACCGTAGTTCCGAAATCGTTACGACGTTCGGTTTTGCTAATCTGTCGAATAGTGTTTCAGCTTCGGGAGGTACGGTAAAAGATAATCAATTCAGAGGACTTTTTAATAATATCGGTGCCATAGGTACCATTAATACCGGTAATTCAACCGGGCTGGTCAGCTATAATGTCGGTTTTTCGTTCAACCGCCAAAAATCATTTAACCGGGAATATCGGGCCCATTATAACGATTTGAATACTTCCATTACAAATTATGTGGCTAATCGTACCAACGGGATTTCATTGTTCGATCTGACTTATATTCCCGATGGCCCCAACCAGCAAGATCCTTATAACTATCTTCCCTGGCTACCTGTTTTAGGATATGAAGGAAATTTTATCAGTCCCGTAGAAAATCTGGATGGTAATACTAATTATTTCGGTTTGTTCGATCGGGGTCACACTACCGGTTACGGAGATCTTTTTGTGAAAGAAAAAGGGAGACTCGATGAATATTCGATTAATTTAGGTGCGAATGTTTCAGATAGATTTTATCTGGGAATGGCTGTCGGTATTTATGATCTCAGCTACGATTTGCGCACGGGTTATTCCGAGTCGCTTACAAATCCCGTATATAATGACAATAGCGGAAATAATGTGGTACAACAAAACGGGAATATCGGGCTGCGTAATGTTCTCACGACTACGGGGTCGGGAGTGAATTTTAAGATGGGGGCGATTTTTCGTCCTACCAATTTCCTGCGCTTGGGATTTGCTTTCCATACGCCGACTTTCTTTTCGATGAGGGATGAATATTACGCTTCTACCGAGAATACCGCTGTTTTATATAAGGATGGTGACGGAGTGCTTAATCCTATATACCGTAATACCCCGGATGATAAAATATATTATACGAGTTATAAACTGAAAACGCCTTGGCGACTCATTGCCAGTGCCGCGTTTGTTATCGGTAAAAAGGGGATTCTTAGTGCCGATTACGAATATGCGGGATACAATAAAATGAGTTTTTCTAATGATGACGACTATTACAATTCCCAGGATATGTATTCTCAAACGAATGATTATATCAAGCAGGATCTTAAAGCCGGTCATACCTTGCGTATAGGTGGTGAATATCGGGTGACCCCTCAACTGAGTCTGAGAGCCGGATTTTCTCGTCAGTGGACACCCATAAAAACTGAAGTCCTCGATCAGAATATCGAGATTGTGACGGCCGGAACGGCTACACAGTATACCCTCGACAGAGGTACCAATTATTATACCTGTGGTGCGGGTTATCGTTTCGGACAGGTTTTTGTCGATCTGGCATACGTACATAAATACAGGAGTGAAGACGTATTGGCTTTTTCTCCCACTTTTGTCGATAATTTGCAATATCGTCCCGAAGTCGCGAAGCTTTCCGGACATACCAATAGTTTGGTCGTTACTTTGGGATATAAGTTCTGA
- a CDS encoding putative porin has protein sequence MKRNGILILIGLLCILGVAAKKKEQGPDPYAWRITQPLGDRYRVPMDTLTLNFYDTDWPPAYSVAYGYLGNLGSPGLSKIFFDRPDMPQFIFKEPFHHRIKTPSNMTFYNSRIPITQLSYFSGGSKQSKQEDLSAIFSGNINKKLELGGRIDYLLSRGHYEHNATKDFDWQLFGSYITDRYDLQVLFNTYNFVIQENGGVIDDRQITHPDDYITTLGNLDSHSVQINLNDAYNRVKGKNYYATQRYKLGFYRTEVKDTTETEVFVPVTSFIHTIEYNDNMRRFVNNNAEEDQKYFKNTYISKNGTNDSTSYWSLRNTLGVSLLEGFNKYAKMGLAAYLTYEVRHFKLMSDPVSPDYIAQPSIPVLDLNGASFHSSLASHNYTENLLWVGAQVSKRKGKILTYNADGKLGITGPEAGSLDIKGEIQTRFPIFKDTVQLKAYGFFKNTEPAFYYKHYTSNHFIWNNDFGKIRRFRIGGEFSIPRWRTRLNVGVENIQNYVYFGPEALPLQENSIMQIFSASLEQNFKAGPLHFDNHLVYQKTSKPSVIPLPEFSFSSNLYFIFKIAKVLHVQLGVDCRYFTQYYSEAYQPGILAFHTQNETKIGNYPIMNAYANMKLKQTRFFVMYSHANQGILGNNNYFTIPHYPIPPSMLQIGISIDFVN, from the coding sequence ATGAAAAGAAACGGGATTCTTATACTCATAGGTCTCCTCTGTATTCTTGGTGTTGCAGCCAAAAAGAAAGAACAGGGGCCCGATCCTTATGCCTGGCGCATTACACAACCGCTCGGAGATCGTTATCGTGTACCTATGGATACCCTCACACTTAATTTCTACGATACCGACTGGCCTCCCGCCTATTCGGTCGCATACGGTTATTTAGGCAATCTCGGCAGTCCCGGTTTATCAAAAATATTTTTCGACCGGCCGGATATGCCTCAATTCATATTTAAAGAGCCTTTCCATCACCGGATAAAGACTCCCTCGAATATGACTTTTTATAATTCCCGTATTCCTATCACACAACTATCGTATTTTTCGGGCGGATCTAAGCAAAGTAAACAAGAAGACCTGAGTGCCATATTTTCTGGAAATATAAATAAAAAACTCGAGCTGGGCGGCAGAATAGATTATTTACTCTCGAGAGGGCATTATGAACATAATGCGACAAAAGATTTCGACTGGCAACTGTTCGGAAGTTATATTACCGACCGTTACGATTTGCAAGTTTTATTCAACACCTATAATTTTGTAATTCAAGAAAACGGAGGAGTGATCGACGATCGACAAATAACCCATCCCGACGATTACATAACCACTTTAGGAAATCTCGACTCTCATAGTGTGCAAATAAATTTAAACGACGCATACAACCGGGTAAAAGGGAAAAACTATTACGCAACACAACGATATAAACTGGGATTTTACAGAACCGAAGTAAAAGATACCACAGAAACAGAGGTATTCGTCCCCGTTACGAGCTTTATACATACGATCGAATATAACGATAATATGCGTCGATTTGTAAATAATAATGCCGAGGAAGACCAGAAATATTTTAAAAATACCTATATCAGCAAAAACGGCACCAACGACTCTACTTCCTATTGGTCGTTACGGAATACACTGGGTGTTTCGTTGCTGGAGGGATTCAATAAATATGCAAAAATGGGTCTTGCTGCTTATTTGACTTATGAAGTAAGACATTTTAAATTAATGTCAGATCCGGTTTCTCCCGACTATATCGCACAACCTTCGATACCAGTACTCGATCTTAACGGAGCTTCATTCCATTCTTCTCTCGCCAGTCATAACTATACCGAAAACCTGTTGTGGGTAGGTGCACAAGTATCGAAAAGAAAAGGTAAAATACTGACTTACAATGCCGATGGGAAATTGGGAATTACCGGCCCGGAAGCGGGATCACTCGATATCAAAGGAGAAATTCAGACTCGATTTCCTATTTTTAAAGACACGGTTCAGTTAAAAGCATACGGATTTTTTAAAAACACCGAACCCGCATTCTATTATAAACATTATACCTCGAATCACTTTATCTGGAACAATGACTTCGGTAAAATACGACGTTTTCGCATAGGAGGAGAATTCAGCATCCCACGTTGGCGTACCAGACTGAATGTGGGTGTAGAAAACATACAAAATTATGTTTATTTCGGACCTGAGGCTCTTCCTCTGCAAGAAAATTCTATTATGCAGATCTTCAGTGCTTCCCTCGAACAAAATTTTAAAGCCGGCCCTTTGCATTTCGATAATCATCTCGTATATCAAAAAACGAGTAAACCTTCGGTTATACCTTTACCCGAGTTCAGTTTCAGCAGTAATCTCTATTTTATTTTTAAAATAGCTAAAGTATTACATGTACAACTGGGGGTAGACTGTCGCTACTTCACCCAATATTACAGTGAAGCCTATCAACCGGGAATACTTGCGTTTCACACCCAAAATGAAACCAAAATAGGGAATTATCCGATCATGAACGCCTATGCCAACATGAAACTGAAACAAACGCGTTTCTTCGTCATGTATTCCCATGCCAATCAGGGAATTTTAGGCAATAATAATTATTTTACGATTCCTCATTACCCCATTCCGCCTTCGATGTTACAGATCGGAATATCCATCGATTTTGTTAATTAA
- a CDS encoding HdeD family acid-resistance protein, giving the protein MEVTTFNFWGKTKYWWVMMIIGILLVPCGIWLLFQPVVGYAVISMLFGWGLILTGVVQLTVAGNVTKRSHGWGWWLAGGILDIFIGFLLIGNLALSEVTLPYFFAFVFLFKGISNIVSSFTMTSNYKFWWVYLLNGILLLVISFLFFLSPFGATYTILFLCAFVFIYWGISLIVFAYDLKPSKDMPSNTDEQKPISQL; this is encoded by the coding sequence ATGGAAGTAACGACATTTAATTTTTGGGGAAAAACAAAATATTGGTGGGTAATGATGATCATAGGGATTCTTCTTGTTCCCTGCGGTATATGGTTACTCTTTCAACCGGTGGTCGGTTATGCGGTCATTTCTATGTTATTCGGTTGGGGACTTATTCTTACCGGTGTTGTACAATTGACAGTTGCGGGAAATGTAACAAAACGTTCTCATGGGTGGGGCTGGTGGCTGGCCGGAGGAATACTTGATATTTTTATCGGTTTTCTTCTGATTGGAAATCTTGCGCTCAGCGAGGTGACGTTACCTTATTTCTTCGCTTTTGTATTCCTTTTTAAAGGGATCAGCAATATTGTATCGTCATTTACCATGACCTCTAATTACAAGTTTTGGTGGGTGTATCTGCTCAACGGTATTTTATTACTCGTGATCTCGTTTTTATTCTTTCTTTCGCCATTCGGAGCTACCTATACGATATTATTTTTATGTGCCTTTGTATTTATATATTGGGGGATATCGCTTATCGTGTTTGCATACGATCTGAAGCCCTCTAAAGATATGCCCTCGAATACCGACGAACAGAAACCGATTAGTCAATTGTAA
- a CDS encoding AsmA family protein: MNAHLKKGLKITGITIGAIVVLLLILPFAFKGKILEVVKTEANKMLDAKLEFGDLDLSFFSHFPKATVELENFSLVGKGEFEGDTLVSAKEIDIAVNIMSLFGNKGYEINHIILDNPAIKAIVLEDGKANWDIMKSDTAQVAETDTASTSSSFALQLKKLRIKNGRLAYIDRAGKMQFYTDALDLQLKGDMSEKMTDIDCRMLTRNMKFMMAGVPYLKDAELEVNMKVNADFENNKYTFDKNTIRLNAIEMNIDGWLAMLGDNIDMDIKLGAPKIAFKDILSLIPGIYQHNFDALKASGNIGFNAWAKGIMAGDTLPAFDLGLTVDNGVVSYEGMPKSVDNIKIKTEVKNPGGIADKTTVNVENLSFSMAGNPFKLTLFASTPVSDLNFKATADGTINLGHVKDIYPLGDSVSLSGVVTAKLDFSGRMSDIEKERYENIKGEGTVAITGMDLTMKDMPQVSVTKAVATVSPKVMSLDELDVKVGKNDVRAKGSLSNYIPYFLKNETLKGSLTLNSDYLNLNDFMTSSSSGSESTAVTDTSALGVIEVPENLDLSMKANMKQVLFDKIDIRNISGNLIVKDGAVRMSPLNFDAFGGKVAANGSYSTAKNKKRPEVNFDLNITKASFEETFKQLDMIRQIVPVFAKTGGSYSVKFDLKTPLDETMSPVLNELWANGVLSANDIHIQNLETFDKLATLLKNDKLRNIEAKDIEIPFTIENGLVKTKPFDIKMGNISMNLSGTTGLDQSIDYTAKISLPENTANGYLSNITAKIGGTFTKPSISLDTKSLVSSAVEKAIGDKLTSITGKDNTERIAELRRKADEAAKKIVETAQTESQKLVDKASKPLEKIAAKAAAKKLVEEAQKQADKLRAEAEEQIKKLEKTE; this comes from the coding sequence ATGAATGCACATCTAAAAAAAGGTCTGAAAATTACCGGTATTACCATCGGTGCGATTGTAGTGTTGTTATTGATTTTACCTTTTGCTTTTAAAGGTAAAATACTCGAAGTGGTGAAAACCGAAGCCAATAAGATGCTCGATGCGAAACTCGAGTTCGGAGACCTCGATCTGAGTTTCTTTTCTCATTTTCCGAAAGCGACGGTAGAACTCGAGAATTTTTCGTTAGTCGGCAAGGGTGAATTCGAAGGGGATACGCTTGTTTCTGCCAAAGAAATTGATATTGCTGTAAATATTATGAGTCTGTTCGGAAATAAGGGATATGAAATTAATCATATTATCCTCGATAATCCGGCGATAAAGGCTATTGTTTTGGAGGATGGGAAAGCAAACTGGGATATAATGAAATCCGATACTGCGCAAGTCGCCGAAACCGATACCGCCTCTACCTCATCGTCATTTGCTTTGCAGCTCAAAAAATTAAGGATTAAAAATGGACGGCTTGCCTATATCGACCGGGCCGGTAAAATGCAATTTTATACCGACGCTCTCGACCTTCAACTCAAAGGGGATATGTCCGAGAAAATGACCGATATCGATTGTCGTATGCTCACGCGTAATATGAAATTTATGATGGCCGGAGTTCCTTATCTCAAAGATGCCGAACTCGAGGTGAATATGAAGGTGAACGCCGATTTTGAAAATAATAAATATACGTTCGATAAAAATACGATCCGGCTCAATGCGATCGAAATGAACATCGACGGCTGGTTGGCTATGCTCGGCGATAACATCGATATGGATATAAAGCTCGGAGCGCCGAAGATCGCCTTCAAAGATATACTTTCTCTTATCCCCGGCATTTATCAGCATAACTTCGATGCTTTAAAAGCGTCCGGCAATATCGGGTTCAACGCATGGGCTAAAGGGATAATGGCCGGTGATACGTTGCCTGCGTTCGATCTGGGGCTTACCGTCGATAATGGTGTGGTAAGCTACGAAGGCATGCCTAAATCAGTAGATAATATAAAGATCAAGACCGAAGTAAAAAATCCCGGAGGCATAGCCGATAAAACGACGGTAAACGTCGAAAATCTGAGTTTCAGTATGGCGGGAAATCCGTTTAAACTTACCTTATTTGCTTCTACGCCGGTTTCAGATCTTAATTTCAAAGCGACTGCCGACGGGACGATAAATCTCGGTCATGTAAAAGATATTTACCCGTTGGGAGATTCTGTTTCGTTAAGCGGAGTAGTAACCGCTAAACTCGATTTTTCAGGCCGCATGTCCGATATCGAAAAAGAACGCTATGAAAATATCAAAGGAGAAGGAACGGTAGCGATTACCGGCATGGATCTTACGATGAAGGATATGCCGCAGGTTAGCGTAACGAAAGCCGTAGCGACGGTATCTCCCAAAGTCATGTCGCTCGACGAACTCGATGTGAAAGTAGGAAAGAATGATGTAAGGGCAAAGGGTTCTTTGTCGAACTATATCCCTTATTTTCTGAAAAACGAAACCTTAAAGGGTTCGCTTACGCTGAATTCCGATTATCTGAATTTAAACGATTTTATGACCTCTTCTTCCTCCGGGTCGGAAAGTACGGCCGTAACCGACACTTCCGCTTTGGGAGTAATCGAAGTGCCCGAAAATCTCGATCTTTCGATGAAAGCAAATATGAAACAGGTACTTTTCGATAAAATCGATATCCGTAATATTTCCGGAAATCTTATAGTAAAAGACGGTGCGGTGCGTATGTCTCCTCTTAATTTCGATGCTTTCGGCGGTAAAGTCGCGGCCAACGGTTCTTATAGTACGGCGAAAAATAAAAAACGCCCCGAAGTGAATTTCGACTTGAACATTACGAAAGCGTCGTTCGAGGAAACATTCAAACAGCTCGACATGATACGGCAGATCGTTCCTGTTTTCGCGAAAACGGGTGGCAGTTATTCCGTTAAATTCGATCTTAAAACTCCTCTCGATGAAACGATGAGCCCTGTTTTGAACGAATTATGGGCCAATGGCGTATTGTCGGCGAATGATATACACATTCAGAATCTCGAAACATTCGATAAACTCGCGACTTTACTGAAAAACGATAAATTGCGCAATATCGAAGCAAAAGATATCGAAATACCTTTTACCATTGAAAATGGTTTGGTAAAAACCAAACCTTTCGATATAAAAATGGGAAATATCTCGATGAATCTTTCCGGAACCACCGGTCTCGACCAGTCTATCGATTATACGGCGAAAATAAGTTTGCCCGAAAATACGGCGAATGGATATTTAAGTAATATAACGGCTAAGATCGGGGGTACTTTTACAAAACCGTCGATCTCACTCGATACCAAGAGTCTGGTTTCTTCAGCCGTAGAAAAAGCCATAGGAGATAAATTAACCTCCATTACCGGTAAAGACAATACCGAACGTATCGCCGAGTTACGCCGTAAAGCCGATGAAGCGGCTAAAAAAATTGTTGAGACGGCCCAAACCGAGAGTCAGAAGCTGGTAGATAAGGCATCCAAGCCATTGGAGAAAATCGCGGCAAAAGCGGCTGCGAAAAAATTGGTAGAAGAGGCTCAAAAGCAAGCCGATAAACTGAGAGCGGAAGCCGAGGAGCAGATTAAGAAACTCGAAAAAACAGAATAG
- a CDS encoding family 43 glycosylhydrolase: MKKSVLSAAFLFMIALSSAQVRDYNPQVQPTERLQYFKPVENHLFPGDCMPYNHNGTFYLYWLLDEGHHSGLGGLGGHQWALSTSEDLVHWKHYPVALGIDEEWEKSICTGSVIVEDGKFYAFYSTRVVGDGRVQEQLSYAISEDGGKTYIKQQPNPFYTAPAECVSRDFRDPKVFKDKDGKFHLFVSGYRKSPEISGFGGYLVHLVSDDLKNWTETVPVLDGQVAVPECSDYFEWNGWYYLIYSTGSDTYYVMSRKPYGPWQYPPSQPFVESWANVYKTALANDGRRIAVAFIPGKWNNKDNEGGVFGGNILFREVGQKKDGTLYTRFLPEVLPRMIEVKNPVVRMSDKNGIVESAGMVKLDAANGTQAAFMENLPENYRLTMDVVPRGNYDEIGLFLRASVRNNNRGYKFELNANKRLVLLQNTLIYGVDGLDKPVKLDIIVKGDIIDANIDGRRCIVNRLPEQKGRDLYFFTKNGNSVFKNIRLYKIEE; encoded by the coding sequence ATGAAAAAATCTGTTTTATCCGCCGCTTTTCTTTTTATGATTGCGTTATCTTCTGCACAGGTACGCGATTATAATCCTCAAGTACAACCTACCGAAAGGTTACAATATTTCAAACCTGTAGAAAATCATCTTTTTCCCGGTGATTGCATGCCGTATAACCACAACGGTACTTTTTATCTTTACTGGCTCCTCGACGAAGGGCATCATTCGGGATTGGGTGGCCTGGGCGGGCATCAATGGGCTTTGAGTACCAGCGAAGATCTCGTACACTGGAAACACTATCCCGTGGCTTTGGGAATCGACGAGGAGTGGGAGAAATCCATCTGTACCGGTTCGGTAATAGTAGAAGACGGTAAATTCTATGCATTCTATTCGACTCGGGTGGTCGGGGACGGAAGAGTACAGGAACAATTGAGTTACGCAATCAGTGAAGATGGCGGGAAAACCTATATAAAACAACAGCCCAATCCCTTTTATACGGCTCCGGCAGAATGTGTGAGCCGGGATTTTCGGGATCCGAAAGTTTTTAAAGATAAAGATGGAAAATTTCATTTGTTCGTTTCGGGTTATCGTAAATCTCCCGAAATCAGCGGATTCGGAGGCTATCTGGTTCATTTGGTATCGGACGATCTGAAAAACTGGACCGAAACGGTTCCCGTACTCGACGGTCAGGTCGCTGTTCCCGAGTGTAGCGATTATTTCGAATGGAACGGCTGGTATTATCTCATTTACAGTACCGGAAGCGATACGTATTATGTCATGTCCCGTAAGCCGTATGGTCCCTGGCAATATCCTCCTTCGCAACCTTTTGTAGAGTCGTGGGCCAATGTATATAAAACCGCTTTGGCGAATGACGGCCGGCGTATAGCGGTTGCTTTTATTCCCGGAAAATGGAATAATAAAGACAATGAAGGTGGGGTTTTCGGAGGAAATATCTTGTTCCGGGAAGTGGGGCAGAAGAAAGACGGTACCTTATATACCCGTTTCTTGCCCGAGGTGCTTCCCCGTATGATCGAAGTGAAGAATCCCGTTGTCAGAATGTCCGATAAAAACGGTATTGTCGAAAGTGCGGGAATGGTAAAACTGGATGCTGCCAACGGAACCCAGGCGGCGTTTATGGAAAATCTTCCCGAAAATTACCGCCTGACGATGGATGTCGTTCCTCGGGGAAACTACGATGAAATCGGTTTATTCCTGAGGGCTTCTGTACGAAATAACAATAGAGGATATAAATTCGAACTGAATGCGAATAAAAGGCTGGTTTTATTACAAAATACGCTTATATATGGGGTCGATGGGCTCGATAAACCCGTGAAACTCGATATCATAGTAAAAGGGGACATCATAGACGCTAATATCGATGGCCGTAGATGCATCGTCAACCGGTTACCCGAACAAAAAGGCCGCGATCTTTATTTTTTTACTAAAAACGGGAATTCGGTTTTTAAGAATATTCGCCTGTATAAAATAGAAGAGTGA
- a CDS encoding tetratricopeptide repeat protein — MKIDTDNKEFQDALTLVKFTSQSVFLTGKAGTGKSTFLKYICENTKKKHIVLAPTGVAAINAGGSTIHSFFKMPFRPILPDDPDLSLTDSRIFNFLKYRKSHRKLIREIELVIIDEISMVRADMIDFIDRILRVYSGNMRLPFGGKQMLFVGDVYQLEPVVTSDAKDILSRFYPNAFFFSARVFREIELVPIELKKVYRQTDKVFVGLLDRIRNNTAGTQDLQLLNSRYVPSYQPAGDEFSVTLATRRDSVDYINEKHLSDLPGEEFVFRGEIRGDFPDSSLPTQKDLVLKEKAQVIFIKNDYDRRWVNGTIGMISSIGEEGIYVLLENGEEHLVERDLWRNIRYTYNEEKKCIEEEELGSFVQYPMRLAWAITVHKSQGLTFNRVVIDFSGGAFAGGQTYVALSRCTSLEGIILKNRISRNDIFIRPEIVSFSKQFNNRQLIDQSLKLAQADRLYRDASKKFDEGDFDSFLSLFFEAIHHRYDIEKPEIRRLIRYKLSIINRLKEKNKELAGRLNDQSQAMKKYAYEYYLLGNECVTKAHDHRAALANYDKALSIDPFLLDAWVRKGITLSDDGDQHEAMRCLNQAVKLSPRYFKALYNRGRVRYKLGDYEGAISDFLKASAEKPTHATVHDRLGDAYSKSGEIEEAARQWAIAEYIREQKNK, encoded by the coding sequence TTGAAAATAGATACCGATAATAAAGAATTTCAGGATGCGTTAACTTTGGTAAAGTTTACGTCTCAGTCGGTATTCCTCACCGGAAAGGCAGGTACGGGAAAATCTACGTTTCTGAAATATATTTGTGAAAACACCAAGAAAAAACATATCGTGTTGGCACCTACGGGAGTTGCCGCGATTAATGCCGGCGGCAGTACGATACATTCTTTCTTTAAAATGCCGTTTCGTCCTATTTTACCCGATGATCCCGATTTAAGTCTTACCGACAGCCGTATTTTTAATTTTTTGAAATACCGAAAATCGCATCGGAAACTGATTCGGGAAATAGAATTGGTTATTATCGATGAAATTTCTATGGTAAGGGCCGATATGATCGATTTTATCGACCGTATACTTCGGGTATATTCGGGGAATATGCGTCTTCCGTTCGGAGGAAAACAAATGCTTTTTGTAGGAGATGTATATCAATTGGAACCTGTCGTTACCTCCGATGCCAAAGATATTTTGTCGCGGTTTTATCCCAACGCGTTTTTTTTCTCGGCACGGGTGTTCCGGGAGATCGAACTGGTACCTATCGAACTGAAAAAAGTTTATCGTCAGACCGACAAAGTTTTTGTCGGCTTACTCGACCGGATCAGAAATAATACGGCAGGTACGCAAGATTTGCAATTGCTCAACAGCCGGTATGTTCCTTCTTATCAACCGGCCGGTGACGAGTTTTCAGTTACTTTGGCAACTCGCAGAGACAGTGTCGATTACATCAACGAAAAACATTTGTCCGATCTTCCCGGCGAAGAATTTGTCTTTCGGGGTGAAATAAGAGGTGATTTTCCCGATTCGAGTTTGCCGACGCAAAAAGATCTTGTATTAAAAGAAAAAGCTCAGGTAATTTTTATAAAGAATGATTACGATCGCCGTTGGGTAAACGGTACGATCGGCATGATTTCTTCGATCGGCGAAGAGGGCATATACGTATTGCTCGAGAATGGAGAAGAACATTTGGTCGAGAGAGATTTGTGGAGGAATATACGATATACTTATAACGAAGAAAAAAAATGTATCGAGGAGGAGGAACTGGGGTCTTTTGTGCAATATCCCATGCGGCTTGCCTGGGCGATTACCGTTCATAAAAGCCAGGGATTGACTTTTAATCGGGTCGTTATCGATTTTTCCGGTGGTGCTTTTGCGGGAGGCCAGACGTATGTCGCTTTAAGCCGGTGTACTTCATTGGAAGGCATAATCCTGAAAAACCGCATTTCCCGCAATGATATTTTTATTCGGCCCGAAATAGTATCTTTCAGTAAACAATTCAATAATCGGCAACTGATCGATCAGTCGTTGAAACTGGCGCAGGCCGACCGTTTGTATCGTGACGCCTCCAAGAAATTCGATGAAGGGGATTTCGATTCGTTTCTCTCTCTGTTTTTCGAAGCGATACATCACCGGTATGATATCGAGAAACCCGAGATAAGACGGTTGATCCGGTACAAATTGAGTATAATAAACCGGTTGAAAGAAAAAAATAAGGAACTTGCCGGTCGCCTCAACGACCAGTCGCAAGCAATGAAAAAATACGCTTATGAATATTACCTGTTGGGTAACGAGTGCGTGACTAAGGCTCATGACCACAGAGCGGCTCTTGCCAATTACGATAAAGCGTTGTCTATCGATCCGTTTTTGTTAGATGCCTGGGTAAGGAAAGGCATAACGCTTAGCGACGACGGCGACCAGCATGAGGCTATGCGTTGTCTCAATCAGGCGGTAAAGCTTAGTCCGAGATATTTTAAGGCGTTATATAACCGCGGGCGGGTAAGGTACAAGCTGGGCGATTACGAAGGGGCTATTTCCGATTTTCTTAAGGCTTCGGCCGAAAAGCCCACGCATGCTACGGTGCACGATCGCCTGGGTGATGCCTATTCTAAATCCGGAGAGATAGAAGAGGCGGCACGTCAGTGGGCGATTGCCGAATATATCAGAGAACAGAAAAATAAATAA